A portion of the Algisphaera agarilytica genome contains these proteins:
- a CDS encoding helix-turn-helix domain-containing protein — MPKPQIRPDYAPLPELLREMRDRAGLTQRDLAERLGMPQNTIYRMEQGIRRCDVLELIDWCRACDYNPKRAFNKLL; from the coding sequence GTGCCCAAGCCGCAAATACGACCCGATTACGCCCCCCTACCCGAGCTCCTACGTGAGATGCGCGACCGCGCGGGGCTAACCCAACGTGACTTGGCCGAACGCCTGGGGATGCCGCAAAACACGATCTACCGTATGGAGCAAGGGATTCGCCGATGTGACGTCCTGGAGTTGATCGACTGGTGCCGGGCATGCGACTACAACCCGAAACGGGCCTTCAACAAGTTGCTGTAA
- a CDS encoding site-specific DNA-methyltransferase, with product MQVRSIEVQKINPAPYNPRKDLKPGDPEYEKLQRSIETYGCVEPPVWNRQTGHLVGGHQRFKVLKARGDAEIDVVEVDLSLADEKALNIALNKIDGAWDEGKLAELLTELVVEPDIDATVTGFYGVEIEHLIADLAKDTELDLEALDEVEEPAEPITKPGDLICLGPSGEHRLLCGEVVSPADVARLLGNERASMNHTDPPYGVSYDRNKRPTSAKRGKTGPSGKPSEDRIINDNLTPRQYARWFPKVLEALDESLIPGGAFYIWNAHKCFGLMHDLLTERKFKVSSTITWAKESFSPGFGDYNEQVEYCLYGYKAGARHRWYGPRNASTLWDVHRDRTREYKHPTQKPLELAERAIRNSSKRGEIVFDPFLGSGTTLLAAAALGRRCLGMEIDPRDCDTIVRRYIALAGPQAVPPEVAQAYSWTQGSSAA from the coding sequence ATGCAAGTTCGTAGTATCGAAGTTCAGAAGATCAACCCTGCCCCCTACAACCCCCGGAAGGATTTGAAGCCGGGTGATCCCGAGTACGAGAAACTCCAGCGTAGTATCGAAACCTACGGCTGCGTTGAGCCCCCGGTCTGGAATCGTCAGACCGGCCACTTGGTAGGGGGGCATCAGCGATTCAAGGTACTTAAGGCCCGTGGAGACGCAGAGATCGATGTCGTCGAGGTGGATCTGTCCCTCGCTGACGAAAAAGCCCTCAACATCGCACTGAACAAGATCGACGGTGCTTGGGACGAGGGTAAGCTCGCCGAACTCCTCACCGAGCTCGTGGTCGAGCCGGATATCGACGCGACGGTCACCGGTTTCTATGGTGTAGAGATCGAGCATCTCATAGCCGACCTGGCTAAAGACACTGAGCTTGATCTAGAGGCTTTGGATGAGGTTGAAGAGCCTGCAGAACCAATTACCAAGCCGGGTGACTTGATTTGCCTTGGGCCAAGCGGCGAGCACCGCTTACTGTGCGGCGAAGTTGTCAGCCCCGCGGATGTTGCTCGACTCTTGGGCAACGAACGGGCCTCGATGAACCATACGGATCCGCCTTACGGCGTGAGCTATGACCGCAATAAACGCCCAACGTCGGCCAAGCGAGGTAAGACTGGACCTTCGGGCAAGCCATCTGAAGACCGGATCATTAACGACAACCTCACGCCCAGGCAGTACGCCAGGTGGTTCCCCAAAGTCCTAGAGGCGCTGGATGAGAGCCTAATTCCGGGGGGAGCGTTCTACATCTGGAATGCGCACAAGTGTTTTGGGTTAATGCACGACCTGCTCACGGAACGGAAGTTCAAGGTGTCTTCGACGATTACCTGGGCCAAGGAGAGCTTTAGCCCGGGGTTTGGTGACTACAACGAGCAGGTGGAGTACTGCCTGTATGGCTACAAAGCCGGTGCCCGCCATCGTTGGTACGGCCCTCGGAATGCGTCAACGCTCTGGGACGTTCATCGCGACCGTACTCGGGAGTACAAGCACCCTACCCAGAAACCCCTGGAGCTGGCCGAGCGAGCGATCCGCAACTCTTCGAAACGAGGCGAGATTGTCTTCGACCCCTTCCTGGGCAGCGGGACCACGCTGCTGGCCGCGGCGGCTTTGGGGCGTCGTTGCCTGGGGATGGAGATCGATCCGCGTGACTGCGACACCATCGTTCGCCGCTACATCGCTTTGGCCGGCCCTCAAGCCGTGCCCCCGGAAGTTGCGCAGGCCTATTCGTGGACTCAGGGTTCCTCTGCTGCTTAG
- a CDS encoding helix-turn-helix transcriptional regulator produces the protein MSDPIRQPDSGNATISQEDAVRLVELLAQTSTYEGDHLAKKRFLLDGLCRLVDATQWSWAINVFDEDCKPHHAGALQGGFSLEQAECLATCVNHPATHRVFAPTYQRIFTQPEPLTIRMEDHAGAAEWEKSEASALAAAAGIGTFVSSICAVEDHGSSTVTLFRPYGEPPFTDRQRDMLHIIIRGVPWLHTAGWPEDARVHQIAELPTSHMVLLTLLVKGYSRQDIADVRLLSINTVNTYTQRIFKMFGVRSQPELMRCFLEGQPEPANDGTDSS, from the coding sequence ATGTCAGACCCGATCCGCCAACCCGATTCCGGAAACGCGACGATCTCCCAGGAAGACGCGGTGCGTCTGGTGGAGTTGTTGGCGCAGACCTCGACCTACGAGGGCGACCACCTAGCCAAGAAAAGATTTCTGCTCGACGGCCTCTGCCGGCTGGTCGATGCGACGCAGTGGAGCTGGGCCATCAACGTGTTCGACGAGGACTGCAAGCCGCACCATGCCGGAGCGCTGCAGGGCGGCTTCTCCTTGGAGCAGGCCGAGTGCCTCGCCACTTGCGTGAACCACCCCGCGACGCATCGCGTCTTTGCGCCGACTTACCAACGCATCTTCACCCAGCCTGAGCCGCTGACCATCCGTATGGAAGACCACGCCGGGGCGGCGGAGTGGGAGAAGAGCGAGGCCTCGGCCCTGGCCGCCGCCGCGGGCATCGGTACGTTCGTCTCGTCGATCTGTGCGGTCGAAGACCACGGGTCCAGCACCGTCACGCTCTTCCGGCCGTATGGCGAGCCACCGTTTACCGACCGGCAGCGCGACATGCTGCACATCATCATCCGCGGGGTGCCGTGGCTGCATACCGCGGGTTGGCCCGAGGACGCGCGTGTTCATCAGATCGCCGAACTGCCAACCAGCCATATGGTGCTGCTGACGTTATTGGTGAAAGGTTACTCCCGGCAGGACATTGCCGATGTCAGGCTCTTGTCGATCAACACCGTAAACACCTATACCCAGCGCATCTTCAAGATGTTCGGTGTCCGCTCGCAGCCCGAATTGATGCGCTGTTTTCTGGAGGGCCAGCCCGAGCCGGCAAACGATGGGACCGATTCGTCGTGA
- a CDS encoding ABC transporter permease, translated as MIQHVLLAPLRMLRLTYVSVQMSLGQIWANKLRSLLATLGIVIGIASVVAVIAALAGLKTKVLAEFETFGANKVFVFPDRPDSGPDRNAPFYGRINLEPQQFNGLLEQAPSVADFCRLGEGSSNVDYLDTHLENVSIYGIDFSWHGIHNRWVEKGRTFSVVDQLNARPVCLITTKTRDDLKLPEDPIGESIIMYSQKFRIVGIVEASPAGAAFGGGVVRQEIYVPFPTQIRRDTPWVYAVAVAHSPEVAEEASAEIQVFLRNTRGIAPGDPDNFRMEVLSQAIEQFQSLAAGVTAVAGGIVSISLLVGGVGIMNIMLVSVSERTREIGLRKAVGAKPTALLMQFLIESVTLCTVGGMIGLGVGQLMVEGIQGIPNANLDQAYIPLWAVLLALAFSGGVGVTFGFFPALKAARMDPIEALRHE; from the coding sequence GTGATCCAGCACGTACTCCTCGCTCCGCTACGGATGCTACGGCTGACCTACGTCAGTGTGCAGATGTCGCTCGGGCAGATCTGGGCCAACAAGCTGCGCAGCTTGTTGGCGACGCTGGGAATCGTGATCGGCATCGCGTCGGTCGTCGCGGTGATCGCGGCCCTGGCCGGACTCAAGACTAAGGTGCTTGCCGAATTCGAGACCTTCGGGGCCAACAAGGTCTTCGTCTTCCCCGACCGGCCCGACTCCGGCCCCGACCGCAACGCGCCGTTCTACGGCCGGATCAACCTCGAACCGCAGCAGTTCAACGGCCTGCTCGAACAGGCACCGTCAGTGGCCGACTTCTGTCGACTTGGCGAAGGCTCCTCGAATGTCGACTACCTCGACACGCATTTAGAGAACGTCAGCATCTACGGCATCGACTTCTCCTGGCACGGCATCCATAACCGCTGGGTTGAGAAAGGCCGAACCTTCAGCGTGGTCGATCAGCTCAACGCCCGCCCGGTTTGCCTAATCACCACCAAAACCCGCGATGACCTGAAACTGCCCGAAGACCCGATCGGCGAGAGCATCATCATGTACTCGCAGAAGTTCAGAATCGTCGGCATTGTGGAAGCGAGCCCCGCGGGCGCGGCGTTTGGCGGCGGCGTGGTGCGGCAGGAGATCTACGTCCCGTTCCCCACGCAGATACGCCGCGACACGCCGTGGGTCTACGCGGTGGCCGTCGCCCACTCGCCCGAAGTCGCCGAGGAAGCCAGCGCCGAGATCCAGGTGTTCCTCCGCAACACCCGCGGCATCGCGCCTGGCGACCCCGACAACTTCCGCATGGAGGTGCTCAGCCAAGCCATCGAGCAGTTTCAGAGCCTGGCTGCCGGCGTCACCGCCGTAGCGGGCGGCATCGTCTCGATCTCGCTGCTCGTCGGTGGCGTCGGCATCATGAACATCATGCTCGTGTCGGTCTCCGAACGCACCCGGGAGATAGGCCTGCGTAAAGCCGTCGGGGCCAAACCCACAGCCCTGCTGATGCAGTTCCTCATCGAGAGCGTCACCCTCTGCACCGTCGGCGGGATGATCGGCCTAGGTGTCGGCCAGCTCATGGTCGAGGGTATCCAGGGCATCCCCAACGCCAACCTCGACCAGGCCTACATCCCGCTATGGGCGGTGCTACTGGCCTTGGCGTTCTCCGGCGGCGTGGGCGTGACGTTCGGCTTTTTCCCCGCCCTCAAGGCGGCCCGTATGGACCCCATCGAGGCGCTGCGTCATGAGTAA
- a CDS encoding DUF2924 domain-containing protein, translated as MYVGMNTPRSLNDLKGLSLPELSQSWQQTNRGKPPPKVKLLLRRDLAWQAQGGGIDAATQTMLKSAIRGVQAPPQSVNSRKPRKIRTPSKPVLQAGAKLIRNWQGKTYEVVVVEPGKRFEFRGQEYRSLTQIAKEITRAHWSGPRFFGLNRVRGIQ; from the coding sequence ATGTATGTGGGTATGAACACTCCACGATCTCTGAATGATCTCAAGGGTCTATCATTACCCGAACTATCGCAGAGCTGGCAGCAAACGAACCGTGGTAAGCCTCCCCCTAAGGTCAAGCTTCTGCTTCGCCGTGACCTTGCTTGGCAAGCCCAAGGTGGAGGTATCGACGCCGCTACTCAAACCATGCTGAAGTCTGCGATTCGAGGTGTCCAAGCACCTCCCCAAAGCGTCAATTCCCGGAAACCTCGGAAGATCCGAACACCGTCCAAGCCGGTACTTCAGGCTGGGGCTAAGCTCATTCGGAATTGGCAGGGTAAGACCTACGAAGTGGTGGTGGTCGAACCCGGCAAGCGATTCGAGTTCCGGGGCCAGGAGTACCGCAGCCTCACCCAGATCGCTAAGGAGATCACCCGGGCCCATTGGTCCGGTCCGCGTTTCTTCGGCCTCAACCGAGTGAGGGGGATCCAATGA
- a CDS encoding ABC transporter ATP-binding protein, whose protein sequence is MMTTPSDRPPLLELTGITRIFHVGSETVHALAGVDLTIRHGEFVSIMGSSGSGKSTLMNVLGCLDRPTDGDYYLDGQAVSRMSSWALADVRNARLGFVFQSFELMARTPAWKNVALPLMYGESGGRRAKVKALAALDKVGLSDRASHRPSQLSGGQKQRVAIARALVNEPKILFADEPTGNLDSQTTSEILDLFGQLHAEGHTLVMVTHESDVAAHAQRVIRMKDGRADSDLSTDQDPVTAPFRQSIEVTA, encoded by the coding sequence ATGATGACGACGCCCAGTGATCGCCCGCCACTCCTGGAGCTGACGGGGATCACCCGGATCTTCCACGTCGGCAGCGAAACCGTCCACGCGCTCGCGGGGGTCGACCTGACCATCCGGCACGGCGAATTCGTGTCCATCATGGGTAGCTCGGGCTCGGGTAAGAGTACGTTGATGAACGTCTTGGGCTGCCTCGACCGCCCGACGGACGGGGACTATTACCTGGATGGTCAAGCGGTGAGCCGGATGTCGAGCTGGGCCCTCGCTGATGTACGCAACGCCCGGCTGGGATTCGTGTTTCAAAGCTTCGAGCTCATGGCCCGCACCCCGGCGTGGAAGAACGTCGCGCTGCCGTTGATGTATGGCGAATCCGGCGGGCGGCGAGCGAAAGTTAAAGCGCTCGCTGCGCTCGATAAAGTCGGCTTGTCGGACCGCGCCTCGCACCGCCCCAGCCAGCTCTCTGGCGGGCAGAAACAGCGCGTCGCGATCGCCCGGGCTCTCGTGAACGAGCCCAAAATCCTTTTCGCCGACGAGCCCACCGGCAACCTCGACTCGCAGACAACCTCCGAGATCCTCGATCTCTTCGGCCAGCTTCACGCCGAAGGGCACACCCTCGTGATGGTCACTCACGAGTCCGACGTCGCCGCCCACGCGCAACGGGTGATCCGTATGAAAGACGGCCGGGCCGACTCAGATCTCTCCACGGACCAAGACCCAGTCACCGCGCCGTTCCGTCAGTCGATAGAGGTGACGGCGTGA
- a CDS encoding recombinase family protein, with the protein MSSKLIRCAVYTRKSHEEGLDQAFNSLDAQREAGLDYIRSQIHEGWVAIETAYDDGGFTGGNMERPGLKQLLKDIDYGLVDVVVVYKVDRLSRSLSDFAAMMKVFEDRDVSFVSVTQQFNTTTSMGRLTLNMLLSFAQFEREVTGERIRDKIAATKKKGLWVGGQPPLGYRLKERKLYIHPPEAELVEKTFRGFLEADGSMLALAEKLNSEGYTTRYWVSSRGREHGGKPLTAKYLRDMLTNPLYIGRIVHKDKDWKGQHEPIVSRKLWDQVQGEIDSVIRQSQHRWSQPHLLKGKLRTHESYAMSPSSVHRPISNRAAATSGGQKRLVRYYVSQKGIQQGYKNCPIKTINASYLDELVRALVLNYLDEDVRDPLLRSDVGTRDYWIRRLIHRIVLAPDELTVKLLPDQLEAVREVEWPHTPNAEAAPCPRCLYQPRVDNYRKKVRLRIALQIKRLDGKRMLVSPDGQDLVAPGTPTPQSHIVSAIGQAYRWRELFMESGVNLPRLAKQQNVSASRIRKYLPLVQLSPTILKQALSGELPVRITLTNLLEAAQTLNWGKQAQFLGLEVAP; encoded by the coding sequence ATGAGTTCCAAACTGATTCGATGCGCGGTGTACACGCGTAAATCCCATGAGGAAGGCCTCGATCAAGCCTTCAATTCACTTGACGCTCAGCGTGAAGCAGGTCTCGACTACATCCGTAGCCAGATACACGAGGGCTGGGTAGCGATCGAGACGGCTTACGACGACGGCGGCTTCACCGGCGGGAACATGGAACGCCCCGGGCTCAAGCAACTGCTCAAAGATATCGATTACGGCCTTGTCGATGTGGTGGTGGTCTACAAAGTAGACCGACTATCTCGCTCCTTGAGCGACTTCGCCGCCATGATGAAGGTCTTCGAGGACCGCGACGTCTCGTTCGTGTCTGTGACCCAGCAGTTCAATACCACGACCAGCATGGGTCGTCTGACCTTAAACATGTTGCTGAGTTTCGCCCAGTTCGAGCGTGAGGTCACCGGTGAACGGATACGCGACAAGATCGCCGCCACCAAGAAGAAGGGGCTGTGGGTTGGTGGCCAGCCTCCTCTCGGCTACCGCCTGAAAGAGCGGAAGCTATACATCCATCCCCCGGAAGCGGAACTGGTGGAAAAAACCTTCCGGGGGTTCTTGGAGGCGGACGGTTCCATGTTGGCGTTGGCGGAGAAGCTCAACAGTGAAGGCTACACCACAAGGTACTGGGTGAGCAGCAGGGGGAGAGAGCACGGCGGGAAGCCCTTGACGGCCAAGTACCTTCGCGACATGCTGACCAATCCGCTGTACATCGGCCGGATCGTGCATAAGGACAAAGACTGGAAGGGCCAACACGAACCCATCGTGTCCCGGAAGTTGTGGGACCAGGTGCAAGGGGAGATCGACTCGGTGATCCGCCAGTCGCAGCATCGCTGGAGCCAACCTCACCTACTGAAGGGCAAACTTCGAACACACGAAAGTTACGCAATGAGCCCCAGCTCGGTCCACCGGCCGATCTCCAATAGGGCGGCAGCCACTTCCGGGGGCCAGAAGCGTCTGGTTCGGTACTACGTCAGCCAGAAAGGGATTCAGCAGGGGTATAAGAATTGCCCCATCAAGACGATCAATGCGAGCTACCTCGACGAGCTGGTCCGCGCGTTGGTGTTGAATTACCTGGATGAGGACGTCAGAGATCCGCTGCTTCGATCCGATGTTGGCACGCGTGACTACTGGATTAGGCGTCTTATTCACCGAATCGTACTGGCACCGGATGAACTGACCGTCAAACTATTGCCGGATCAGCTTGAGGCGGTGCGGGAGGTTGAATGGCCCCATACGCCTAACGCAGAGGCTGCGCCTTGTCCTCGCTGCCTCTATCAGCCGCGGGTGGATAACTACCGGAAGAAGGTCCGGCTGCGTATCGCGTTGCAGATCAAGCGGCTCGACGGAAAGCGAATGTTGGTCTCACCAGACGGACAAGACCTCGTAGCGCCCGGAACCCCAACGCCTCAAAGCCACATTGTTTCCGCGATTGGGCAAGCCTATCGCTGGCGTGAGTTATTCATGGAAAGCGGTGTCAACCTGCCGAGACTCGCGAAGCAGCAGAACGTCTCGGCGAGCCGGATCCGGAAGTACCTACCCTTGGTTCAACTATCTCCCACGATCCTGAAGCAGGCTCTAAGTGGGGAATTGCCTGTTCGGATCACGCTGACCAATCTGCTCGAGGCCGCGCAGACGTTGAACTGGGGCAAACAAGCCCAGTTTCTCGGCCTCGAGGTAGCCCCCTAG
- a CDS encoding PEP-CTERM sorting domain-containing protein (PEP-CTERM proteins occur, often in large numbers, in the proteomes of bacteria that also encode an exosortase, a predicted intramembrane cysteine proteinase. The presence of a PEP-CTERM domain at a protein's C-terminus predicts cleavage within the sorting domain, followed by covalent anchoring to some some component of the (usually Gram-negative) cell surface. Many PEP-CTERM proteins exhibit an unusual sequence composition that includes large numbers of potential glycosylation sites. Expression of one such protein has been shown restore the ability of a bacterium to form floc, a type of biofilm.), whose translation MRFIATAAALGLVSLTIQARADILAGSSAFNLQEIVDAFGDEQGQTLTLPIAADITSIELLIGRANIAVVLTDPIVVDLFATAESPLNGPQPTGSPIATGSVAPFMSSSFEWRSFDFGGVVALETDTTYAIVVSSTDTGGYAWAGTNNGDYEDGNEISRNLGDTIWVQQPQGEQTFRVIGTFIPEPASAVLLALCLGGLTLRRRR comes from the coding sequence ATGCGATTCATAGCAACGGCCGCGGCGCTCGGGCTTGTGTCACTGACCATCCAAGCCCGGGCCGATATCCTTGCCGGCTCGTCGGCGTTCAACCTCCAAGAGATCGTCGATGCGTTCGGCGACGAACAGGGGCAGACCTTAACGCTCCCGATCGCCGCCGACATCACTTCGATCGAGCTGCTCATAGGCCGGGCCAACATCGCGGTGGTGCTCACCGACCCGATTGTGGTGGACCTGTTCGCCACCGCTGAGTCGCCTCTCAACGGGCCGCAGCCCACGGGCAGCCCAATCGCTACAGGCTCCGTGGCCCCGTTCATGAGTAGCTCTTTCGAGTGGCGTTCGTTTGATTTCGGCGGCGTGGTCGCGCTGGAGACCGACACCACCTACGCGATTGTCGTTAGCAGCACCGACACCGGCGGCTACGCCTGGGCCGGAACGAACAACGGCGACTACGAGGACGGGAACGAGATCAGCCGAAACCTGGGGGACACCATCTGGGTGCAGCAACCCCAAGGCGAACAGACCTTCCGCGTCATCGGCACGTTCATTCCCGAGCCGGCTTCGGCGGTACTGCTGGCACTGTGTCTCGGTGGATTGACGCTCCGCCGCCGCAGATGA
- a CDS encoding TolC family protein → MSNLFHPPQTGAALIVVACGLVGCADPFRHDPVTQEAYRAKLQNIEPVTLETFTATEPAPPMPEAPAELELTLEQCRAWVLADSLDLDVRLLDPTLADLSVTAAEARFEAVLFGSANYSDTETPTASTLDGSEVQSSRGQLGVRLPLRTGGTLTADFVAQRLDTDNTFSTLNPSFDGDANISLSQPLLRNAGQRVTEAPIQIARLDAQAVSARTRVDVIRVLTAIDRAYWQLYQAQQELTVRQQQHELAIAQLERAERLVEAGAAADVEVIRAQAGVADGLEAIITAENTLRLTQRSIKRLINQPHLPLNGPTALVAVTPANPVNYALDGDRLLDTAMDQRVELIETELQLAQDALNIDIRRNATLPLASLDYRYTRNGLGGSFNDAFSQVFEEDFDGHSIGLRVEVPLGNQAAKSELQRALLTRVQRLSNRRLQEVQIAQEIANALDTLTTTWQRILATRQAVLLEARVLEAEQRQFELGLVTSTQVLEAQARLADARSREVSAITAYQIAQIDLAFATGTVLGEARIRWEPLGLDSESQKR, encoded by the coding sequence ATGAGTAACCTCTTTCATCCCCCCCAAACCGGGGCCGCGCTGATCGTGGTCGCCTGCGGGCTCGTTGGCTGCGCCGACCCGTTCCGCCACGATCCAGTGACGCAAGAGGCCTACCGCGCGAAGCTGCAAAATATCGAGCCGGTCACGCTCGAGACGTTCACCGCGACCGAGCCCGCCCCGCCGATGCCCGAAGCCCCCGCCGAACTGGAGCTGACGCTCGAGCAATGCCGGGCCTGGGTCTTGGCCGACAGCCTCGACCTCGATGTTCGATTGCTCGATCCGACTCTCGCGGATCTCTCGGTCACCGCCGCCGAGGCGCGGTTCGAGGCGGTGCTGTTCGGCTCCGCCAACTACAGCGACACCGAAACCCCGACCGCCTCGACCCTCGACGGCAGCGAGGTGCAAAGCTCTCGCGGCCAACTCGGCGTCCGTCTGCCGCTGCGTACCGGCGGAACCCTGACCGCCGACTTCGTCGCGCAGCGCCTCGACACCGACAACACGTTCTCGACGCTCAATCCGTCGTTCGACGGCGACGCCAACATCTCGCTGTCCCAACCGCTGCTCCGTAACGCAGGCCAACGCGTCACCGAAGCCCCGATCCAGATCGCCCGGCTCGACGCTCAAGCCGTCTCCGCTCGAACCCGCGTTGATGTGATCCGCGTGCTGACCGCAATCGATCGAGCCTACTGGCAACTGTACCAAGCGCAGCAGGAACTCACCGTCCGGCAGCAGCAACATGAACTCGCCATCGCCCAACTCGAACGCGCCGAGCGTCTGGTCGAGGCCGGCGCCGCCGCGGACGTTGAGGTCATCCGCGCCCAGGCCGGGGTCGCCGACGGACTGGAGGCGATTATCACCGCCGAGAATACGCTCCGCCTCACCCAACGCTCGATCAAACGCCTGATCAACCAGCCCCATCTACCGCTCAACGGCCCGACCGCTTTGGTCGCCGTCACGCCTGCCAACCCCGTGAACTACGCCCTCGACGGCGATCGGCTGCTCGACACCGCGATGGATCAGCGCGTCGAACTTATCGAAACCGAGCTCCAACTTGCCCAAGACGCTTTGAATATCGATATCCGCCGCAACGCAACACTGCCCCTGGCCTCGCTCGACTACCGCTATACCCGCAACGGCCTAGGCGGCTCGTTCAACGACGCGTTCAGCCAGGTCTTCGAGGAAGACTTCGACGGCCACAGCATTGGACTGCGGGTTGAGGTACCACTTGGAAACCAAGCCGCCAAGTCAGAACTTCAGCGTGCCCTACTCACGCGCGTGCAACGGCTCTCGAACCGTCGGCTGCAAGAAGTTCAGATCGCCCAAGAAATCGCGAACGCCTTAGATACCCTCACCACGACGTGGCAGCGCATCCTGGCCACCCGGCAAGCCGTGTTGCTGGAAGCACGCGTGCTAGAGGCCGAACAGCGCCAGTTCGAGTTGGGGCTGGTCACCTCGACGCAAGTATTGGAAGCCCAAGCTCGACTGGCTGACGCTCGATCCCGAGAGGTGAGCGCCATTACCGCTTACCAGATCGCCCAAATCGACCTCGCATTTGCCACCGGCACCGTTCTCGGCGAAGCCCGCATCCGCTGGGAACCGCTCGGCTTAGACTCGGAAAGCCAGAAGCGATAG
- the terL gene encoding phage terminase large subunit, with protein sequence MSLAYVLWCLLYRKEAFILIISATSEQAKQLLQDLTRELRGNTRLIQDFPEICIPLIQGRQAKPSTNTPGSLSELSGGGAVKVRAHHLVLPNDTCVRVLGAGQGLRGMKHRQHRPSLIIADDLEELEPTLSDDQRRKAMDWFQKTLLKAGDPQTNVVVIGTILHYDSLLANLTRETPQRGKAGGWDGKVYRAVEKFSERHDLWDQWEAIRFGEDDFEDKSGPGASNAFFKANEEDMLTGTKVLWPEVESYERLMQIRADEGRTSFQSEKQNEPLDPEECLFKEENLRFWDTPAPGIISVTTPGNSNATSGGLTAGGEAELIRKLGSRAQFYGACDPSLGQRGRKGDYSAVITLVRDSSTKVMYVIGADIARRSPDQLVEHIARLSRTYTYRDFAMETNLHKGLLVDQIINRTRVGGRSLRVKKVENTQNKGVRISSLEPLIAQGQLRFSRRQQMLLEQLRHFPLGAHDDGPDALEMAVRIAQTSKSYTSVSQF encoded by the coding sequence GTGAGTTTGGCCTATGTGTTGTGGTGCTTGCTGTACCGGAAAGAAGCATTCATCCTGATCATCTCGGCGACAAGTGAGCAGGCAAAGCAGTTGCTGCAGGACCTGACTCGGGAATTGCGAGGCAACACTCGTCTGATCCAAGACTTTCCGGAGATCTGTATCCCCTTGATCCAGGGCCGGCAGGCAAAGCCATCAACTAACACCCCCGGAAGCCTCTCGGAACTTTCCGGGGGCGGGGCGGTGAAGGTGAGGGCGCATCATTTGGTGCTTCCCAACGACACTTGCGTGCGGGTCTTGGGTGCGGGGCAGGGGCTGCGTGGCATGAAGCACCGGCAGCACCGGCCGAGTCTGATCATTGCGGACGACCTGGAGGAGCTAGAGCCAACGCTGTCGGATGATCAGAGGCGTAAGGCCATGGACTGGTTCCAGAAGACGCTCTTGAAGGCCGGTGATCCGCAGACCAACGTGGTGGTGATCGGAACGATCCTGCACTACGACTCGCTGTTGGCCAACCTGACACGTGAGACACCCCAAAGGGGCAAGGCCGGAGGTTGGGACGGAAAGGTCTACCGAGCTGTGGAGAAGTTCAGTGAACGGCATGACCTCTGGGATCAGTGGGAGGCGATCCGGTTTGGTGAAGACGACTTCGAGGATAAGTCGGGGCCGGGGGCAAGCAACGCCTTCTTCAAGGCCAACGAAGAAGACATGCTTACAGGGACCAAAGTGTTGTGGCCTGAAGTCGAGAGTTACGAACGATTAATGCAGATCCGGGCGGACGAAGGAAGGACCAGCTTCCAATCCGAGAAGCAGAATGAGCCCCTGGACCCGGAAGAATGCCTCTTCAAAGAAGAAAACCTCCGCTTCTGGGACACCCCCGCCCCCGGAATTATCTCCGTAACCACCCCCGGAAACTCGAACGCGACTTCCGGGGGGCTGACTGCGGGGGGTGAAGCGGAATTGATACGGAAGTTGGGTTCACGGGCGCAGTTCTATGGGGCGTGCGACCCGAGCTTGGGGCAGCGGGGCCGCAAAGGCGATTACTCTGCGGTGATCACGCTGGTTCGGGATTCATCGACGAAGGTGATGTATGTGATTGGAGCGGACATCGCTCGACGTAGCCCTGACCAACTGGTTGAACACATCGCGCGGCTGAGCCGGACGTATACGTATCGAGACTTCGCAATGGAAACCAATCTGCATAAGGGTTTGTTGGTTGATCAGATCATCAATCGGACGCGAGTTGGTGGCCGATCATTGCGAGTCAAGAAAGTCGAGAATACTCAGAATAAAGGCGTAAGGATTTCAAGTTTAGAACCGCTGATTGCGCAGGGGCAGTTAAGGTTCTCCCGTCGCCAGCAGATGCTCCTCGAGCAATTGCGCCACTTCCCACTGGGGGCCCATGACGATGGTCCCGACGCTTTGGAAATGGCGGTTCGGATAGCGCAGACTTCTAAGAGCTATACGAGTGTGTCGCAGTTCTGA